The following coding sequences lie in one Thermomicrobium sp. 4228-Ro genomic window:
- the secY gene encoding preprotein translocase subunit SecY produces the protein MLEAVVSAFKLPDLRRKLLFTLGILIVFRFVATIPVPGVDQQALQRLLETNQFLGVLNLFSGSTLTNFSIVALGVYPYITASIVMQLLTPVIPRLTELSKEGNIGRAKINQYTHWLTVPLAFLQAYGHAALMSSAGVLRDFGLFQSDTWLRSLALLLTLTAGTVFLVWLGELITENGIGNGVSIIILGGIVARLPSAVGRLVTGGTLSQNLIGTVAFLAIGLLIIVGIVLITEGQRRIPVQHARRVRRGRVYGGGMTYIPLKVNSAGMIPLIFAISILLLPGMVANFLATSEIGWLRDLANGLARVFDPNSLPYQIAYFVMVVAFTYFYTLILFQQQNIAETLQRQGAFIPGIRPGRATDEYLTKVLMRITLIGALFLGVIAVMPYLVAKITGVTVLFLSSTSLLIVVGVAIDTMRQLEAQLLMRNYEGFIR, from the coding sequence ATGCTCGAAGCAGTGGTCAGTGCGTTCAAGTTGCCCGACCTGCGGCGCAAACTGCTGTTCACGCTCGGTATCTTGATCGTCTTCCGATTCGTGGCGACGATACCGGTACCCGGTGTTGACCAGCAGGCGCTCCAGCGCCTGCTGGAAACCAACCAGTTTCTGGGCGTGCTCAATTTGTTTTCCGGCAGCACGTTGACGAACTTTTCGATCGTTGCACTCGGTGTCTATCCTTATATCACCGCCTCGATCGTCATGCAGCTGCTCACGCCGGTCATTCCGCGGCTCACTGAGTTATCGAAAGAGGGAAACATCGGCCGTGCGAAGATCAATCAATATACACACTGGCTGACTGTCCCATTGGCATTCCTGCAGGCGTACGGACACGCTGCGCTGATGAGCAGTGCGGGCGTATTGCGCGATTTTGGTCTCTTCCAGAGCGACACCTGGCTGCGGAGCCTGGCACTATTGCTTACCCTCACTGCCGGTACGGTGTTTCTCGTCTGGCTCGGCGAACTCATTACCGAAAACGGGATCGGCAACGGGGTCTCGATCATCATTCTCGGCGGTATCGTCGCGCGTCTACCGAGTGCCGTCGGCCGCCTGGTTACCGGTGGTACGCTCTCCCAGAACTTGATTGGAACTGTGGCTTTCTTGGCCATCGGCTTGCTCATTATCGTCGGCATCGTGCTCATCACTGAGGGCCAGCGCCGGATTCCGGTCCAGCATGCTCGGCGTGTGCGACGCGGACGGGTCTACGGAGGCGGGATGACGTACATCCCGCTCAAGGTAAACTCTGCTGGGATGATTCCGCTCATCTTTGCGATTTCGATCCTGCTGCTTCCTGGCATGGTTGCCAACTTCCTCGCAACTTCGGAAATCGGGTGGTTGCGCGATCTGGCCAACGGGCTAGCACGGGTATTCGATCCGAACAGTTTGCCCTATCAGATTGCGTACTTCGTGATGGTGGTCGCGTTCACGTACTTCTACACGTTGATTCTCTTTCAGCAGCAGAACATCGCTGAAACACTGCAGCGTCAAGGAGCCTTCATTCCTGGCATTCGCCCTGGTCGGGCGACCGATGAGTATCTCACCAAGGTGTTGATGCGTATCACTCTCATCGGTGCGCTCTTTCTCGGTGTGATTGCAGTAATGCCCTACCTCGTAGCGAAAATCACGGGTGTGACGGTGCTGTTTCTGAGTTCGACCTCGCTGTTGATCGTGGTCGGGGTGGCGATCGACACGATGCGACAGCTCGAGGCACAACTACTCATGCGGAATTACGAGGGTTTCATCCGCTAG
- a CDS encoding adenylate kinase, with protein sequence MAGRCHVILIGPQGSGKGTQAARIAAPLGLVHVATGDLFRQLMTRDDDLAREVRSYYDRGELVPDDVTLRVLLSRLDELERAMPNYRGALLDGYPRNRSQAEALDRVLQDRGDTIAAVVHLAVPRAVLIERLSGRLICPQCGATYHRVFAPPRVEGLCDQCGAALVQRTDDTPEAIARRLDTYEQQTAPLLEYYRQRGLVLDIDGNQPIDEVTQAILSALEPVLGDPARCRSS encoded by the coding sequence GTGGCAGGGCGGTGTCACGTCATTCTGATCGGGCCACAAGGATCCGGCAAGGGCACGCAGGCGGCACGAATCGCTGCACCGCTCGGACTCGTGCATGTTGCGACTGGAGATCTCTTTCGCCAGTTGATGACGCGCGATGACGATCTCGCGCGCGAGGTACGGAGTTACTACGATCGAGGCGAGCTGGTCCCGGACGATGTGACGCTCCGGGTCCTGCTGTCGCGGCTCGATGAGCTCGAGCGAGCGATGCCGAACTATCGCGGGGCACTCTTGGACGGGTATCCGCGTAATCGATCCCAAGCGGAGGCGCTCGATCGCGTGCTCCAGGACCGAGGTGACACGATCGCCGCTGTCGTGCATTTGGCTGTACCGCGTGCAGTACTGATCGAGCGACTCAGCGGACGGCTGATTTGCCCACAGTGTGGTGCGACGTATCATCGCGTCTTCGCTCCCCCGCGCGTGGAGGGACTGTGCGATCAGTGCGGCGCAGCACTCGTGCAGCGCACGGACGATACGCCGGAAGCGATCGCCCGTCGACTCGATACCTACGAGCAGCAGACTGCACCGCTCCTGGAATATTATCGCCAGCGAGGTCTCGTCCTGGACATCGACGGCAATCAACCGATCGACGAAGTCACGCAGGCGATTCTCTCGGCACTGGAACCGGTACTGGGCGATCCTGCCCGATGTCGATCGTCCTGA
- the infA gene encoding translation initiation factor IF-1: MPKKDVIEVEGTVTEALPNAMFRVQLDNGYEVLAHVAGRLRMHFIRILPGDRVRVELSPYDLTRGRITYRLRGPTRGEE; encoded by the coding sequence GTGCCGAAGAAGGACGTCATCGAGGTAGAAGGAACGGTCACCGAGGCATTACCGAACGCGATGTTCCGGGTGCAACTGGACAATGGCTACGAAGTGCTTGCGCACGTTGCTGGACGACTGCGCATGCATTTCATCCGGATCCTGCCAGGTGACCGAGTTCGTGTAGAGCTTTCACCGTATGACCTGACGCGCGGTCGGATCACGTATCGATTGCGCGGCCCGACGCGCGGCGAAGAGTAG
- the rpmJ gene encoding 50S ribosomal protein L36, with amino-acid sequence MKVSASVKRRCAKCRIIRRHGVVRVICENPKHKQRQG; translated from the coding sequence ATGAAAGTGTCAGCGTCGGTGAAGCGTCGCTGTGCGAAGTGCCGGATCATCCGACGCCACGGAGTGGTCCGGGTAATCTGCGAGAATCCGAAGCACAAGCAGCGTCAGGGATGA
- the rpsH gene encoding 30S ribosomal protein S8: MTVNDPIGDMLTRIRNAGMGRKAETTVPASKILVEIARILKEEGYIADYIVEPAEPRPILRIRLKYTPDKRPAIREIKRVSKPGLRIYVGKDEIPRVKGGLGIAILTTSQGVMTDAEARRRGIGGEVICTVF; the protein is encoded by the coding sequence ATGACGGTCAATGATCCGATCGGCGATATGCTCACACGGATTCGGAACGCCGGAATGGGGCGGAAAGCGGAAACCACAGTTCCGGCGTCCAAGATCCTCGTGGAGATCGCTCGCATCCTGAAAGAGGAAGGATACATTGCGGATTACATTGTTGAACCGGCCGAGCCACGACCGATCTTGCGGATTCGCTTGAAGTACACGCCGGACAAGCGGCCTGCGATCCGCGAGATCAAGCGCGTCTCGAAACCCGGTCTGCGCATCTATGTCGGCAAAGACGAGATCCCGCGCGTGAAGGGCGGGCTCGGAATTGCGATTCTCACCACATCGCAGGGGGTGATGACGGATGCGGAGGCGCGCCGTCGTGGCATCGGCGGTGAAGTGATCTGCACAGTGTTTTAG
- the rplP gene encoding 50S ribosomal protein L16 — protein sequence MLMPRRVQHRKQHRYRTKGIAWRGSTLAFGEYGIQALEPAWVTAQQIEAARRAITNAVRRGGKVWIRVFPDKPVTKKPAETRMGSGKGNPEYWMDVVKPGRILFELAGVREELAMEALTRAIHKLPCKCRIVKRERLGETVGEEQA from the coding sequence ATGTTGATGCCACGACGGGTGCAACACCGCAAACAGCATCGGTATCGCACGAAGGGGATCGCCTGGCGGGGTAGCACGCTGGCCTTCGGGGAGTACGGCATTCAGGCCCTGGAACCAGCGTGGGTCACTGCCCAGCAAATCGAGGCGGCACGCCGTGCGATCACCAATGCCGTCCGGCGTGGCGGGAAGGTGTGGATCCGCGTCTTCCCGGACAAGCCGGTCACGAAGAAGCCGGCTGAGACACGGATGGGGAGCGGTAAGGGTAACCCGGAATACTGGATGGATGTCGTCAAGCCTGGGCGGATCCTTTTCGAGCTCGCTGGGGTGCGCGAGGAACTCGCCATGGAAGCGCTCACGCGTGCGATCCACAAGCTGCCTTGTAAGTGCCGGATCGTCAAACGCGAGCGACTCGGCGAGACCGTCGGGGAGGAGCAGGCATGA
- the rpsE gene encoding 30S ribosomal protein S5 — MAILKEHRRVDPSRVGELRERVIQIARVAKVVQGGRRFHFRSVVVVGDGQGHVGVGIGKATEVPDSIRKAVENAKKNLIEVPLDRATIPHEVEVTFKATRVLMKPAAPGTGVIAGAGVRAVAEAAGIRDLIAKTHGSNNPVNVTQAALLALSQLESPEEVAARRGLPVERVLRGRRKRVESDGE, encoded by the coding sequence ATGGCGATACTGAAGGAACATCGACGAGTCGATCCGAGCCGTGTTGGCGAATTGCGTGAACGAGTCATCCAAATCGCACGCGTCGCCAAGGTCGTCCAAGGTGGCCGCCGTTTCCACTTCCGGAGCGTCGTCGTGGTCGGTGACGGCCAGGGGCACGTCGGAGTCGGGATCGGCAAGGCCACCGAGGTTCCAGACTCGATCCGGAAGGCGGTCGAAAACGCCAAGAAGAACCTCATCGAGGTGCCGCTCGACCGGGCGACCATTCCACACGAGGTGGAAGTGACGTTCAAGGCGACGCGGGTGCTGATGAAGCCGGCTGCTCCGGGTACCGGTGTCATCGCTGGAGCGGGGGTACGGGCAGTCGCAGAAGCTGCTGGGATCCGCGATTTGATCGCGAAGACGCACGGCAGCAACAATCCCGTGAACGTCACGCAGGCTGCCCTGCTCGCGCTGAGTCAGCTGGAGTCGCCGGAGGAAGTCGCAGCCCGGCGCGGTTTGCCGGTCGAACGCGTCTTGCGTGGTCGACGAAAGCGGGTGGAGAGCGATGGCGAATAA
- the rpmD gene encoding 50S ribosomal protein L30, whose translation MANKRLRITYVKSAIGYREEQRETLRSLGLKRLRQVVEHPDTPTIRGMIKKVQHLVRVEEVDQDSGH comes from the coding sequence ATGGCGAATAAGCGACTCCGTATCACCTACGTGAAGAGCGCGATCGGGTATCGCGAGGAACAGCGTGAGACCCTACGCTCGTTGGGATTGAAGCGGCTCCGTCAAGTCGTGGAGCACCCTGATACCCCAACGATCCGTGGGATGATCAAAAAGGTCCAGCATCTCGTGCGCGTCGAGGAAGTCGACCAGGACAGCGGTCACTGA
- the rpsK gene encoding 30S ribosomal protein S11 yields MADRRRAAQRGARPRRRERKNVPRGRAYIHATFNNTIVTMTDPNGNVIAWASAGSSGFKGTRKSTPYAAQVAAENAVRKAMEHGMRQVDVFVKGAGAGREMAIRALAAAGLQVMSITDITPVPHNGCRPPKRRRT; encoded by the coding sequence ATGGCCGATCGAAGACGAGCAGCGCAGCGTGGGGCACGGCCGCGGCGGCGGGAGCGCAAGAATGTGCCGCGTGGGCGTGCCTACATCCACGCGACATTCAACAACACGATCGTCACGATGACGGACCCGAACGGGAATGTGATCGCCTGGGCGAGCGCTGGCTCGAGCGGCTTCAAGGGGACACGCAAGAGCACACCCTACGCTGCCCAGGTCGCCGCTGAGAACGCGGTACGCAAGGCTATGGAACACGGCATGCGGCAGGTTGACGTCTTCGTCAAGGGGGCCGGCGCTGGGCGGGAGATGGCCATCCGGGCGCTCGCGGCAGCGGGGTTGCAGGTCATGTCGATCACCGATATCACGCCGGTGCCACACAATGGGTGCCGGCCACCGAAGCGTCGGCGAACATAG
- the rplX gene encoding 50S ribosomal protein L24 — protein MADKIVTGDEVIVIRGKDKGARGRVRRNFPREDRVIVEGVNIVKKHQRAIPGVRQAGIIEMEAPIHVSKVMLICPNCGKPTRVGFRFTEDGEKVRYCKKCGQTIEKPTAQRRAK, from the coding sequence ATGGCTGACAAGATCGTCACAGGAGACGAAGTGATCGTCATCCGCGGCAAGGATAAAGGAGCGCGTGGTCGGGTTCGCCGCAACTTTCCGCGGGAAGACCGGGTGATCGTCGAAGGAGTGAACATCGTCAAAAAGCACCAGCGGGCGATCCCCGGTGTGCGGCAGGCTGGCATTATCGAGATGGAGGCACCGATCCACGTTTCGAAAGTGATGCTGATTTGCCCGAACTGCGGCAAACCGACACGCGTTGGTTTCCGCTTCACGGAAGATGGTGAAAAGGTTCGCTATTGCAAGAAGTGTGGCCAGACGATCGAAAAGCCGACTGCACAACGTCGAGCGAAGTGA
- the rpsD gene encoding 30S ribosomal protein S4 has protein sequence MGRYIGPVCRLCRREGVKLYLKGERCFGPKCPIVKRHPNKNYPPGQHGPMQRAARRPSEYALQLREKQKLKRVYGILERQFRRHYNEAARRPGLTGDNLLQILESRLDNVVYRLGFADSRRQARQLVRHGHFLVNGRKTDIPSYLVRPGDIIAVRPESRRREYFKVLEETAKNKSVPDWLSRDLETMSGRVLRLPTRDEIDIPPVNTQLIVEYYSRR, from the coding sequence ATGGGAAGGTATATCGGCCCTGTCTGTCGGCTCTGCCGGCGGGAGGGTGTGAAGCTCTATCTGAAGGGTGAACGCTGCTTCGGGCCGAAGTGCCCGATCGTGAAGCGTCATCCGAACAAGAACTACCCGCCGGGGCAACACGGACCGATGCAGCGTGCAGCTCGGCGGCCATCCGAGTATGCACTGCAGCTGCGCGAGAAGCAGAAGTTGAAGAGGGTCTATGGCATTCTTGAGCGACAGTTCCGGCGCCACTACAACGAGGCAGCGCGGCGACCGGGGCTGACCGGCGACAACTTGCTGCAGATTCTCGAGTCCAGGCTCGATAACGTCGTCTATCGGCTCGGATTCGCCGACTCCCGTCGCCAGGCGCGCCAGTTGGTTCGCCATGGTCATTTCCTGGTGAACGGTCGGAAGACGGATATCCCGTCGTATCTGGTGCGCCCCGGTGACATCATCGCCGTACGGCCGGAGAGTCGCCGGCGCGAGTATTTCAAGGTGCTCGAGGAGACGGCGAAGAACAAGTCTGTGCCGGATTGGTTGAGCCGCGACCTGGAGACGATGAGCGGGCGCGTCTTGCGGTTGCCGACGCGCGACGAAATCGATATCCCGCCGGTCAATACGCAGCTCATCGTTGAGTACTACAGCCGGCGGTAA
- the rplF gene encoding 50S ribosomal protein L6, which yields MSRIGKRPIPIPPGVDVHIADGLVRVSGPKGQLELKVHPQMIIQRVDGTIQVQRPSDERFFKQLHGLYRTLIANMVQGVTEGFRKDLEIHGVGYRAALEGKALVLNVGYSHPVRIEPPPGISFLVESPTRIAVLGIDKQLVGEVAAQIRRVRPPEPYQGKGIRYVGEVVRRKAGKTGKTGKARK from the coding sequence ATGTCGCGCATCGGCAAGCGACCGATTCCGATCCCACCTGGTGTGGACGTGCACATTGCCGACGGGCTCGTTCGGGTGAGCGGACCGAAAGGACAGCTGGAACTCAAGGTTCATCCGCAAATGATCATTCAGCGGGTGGATGGAACCATTCAGGTCCAGCGTCCCTCGGATGAGCGCTTCTTCAAGCAGTTGCACGGCTTGTACCGCACCCTGATCGCCAATATGGTGCAAGGGGTGACGGAGGGATTCCGTAAAGATCTGGAGATTCACGGAGTCGGGTATCGTGCGGCGCTCGAGGGGAAGGCGCTCGTTCTCAACGTCGGCTATTCCCATCCGGTGCGGATCGAACCGCCGCCAGGTATCAGCTTTCTCGTCGAATCGCCGACCCGAATCGCCGTCTTGGGTATCGACAAGCAGCTGGTCGGGGAAGTGGCTGCTCAAATCCGTCGCGTCCGTCCGCCGGAGCCATACCAAGGCAAGGGCATTCGGTACGTCGGTGAGGTCGTCCGCCGGAAGGCGGGCAAGACCGGGAAGACAGGCAAGGCACGCAAGTAG
- a CDS encoding type Z 30S ribosomal protein S14, translated as MARKAKIVASLKPPKYAVRQRNRCKLCGRPRAYMRKFGLCRICFRQLASMGKLPGVKKASW; from the coding sequence ATGGCTCGGAAAGCGAAAATCGTCGCTTCTCTGAAACCGCCGAAGTATGCGGTACGCCAGCGGAATCGCTGCAAGTTGTGTGGGCGACCGCGTGCATACATGCGAAAGTTCGGTTTGTGCCGAATCTGCTTCCGGCAGCTCGCTTCGATGGGGAAACTGCCGGGGGTCAAGAAGGCGAGTTGGTGA
- the rpsQ gene encoding 30S ribosomal protein S17: protein MTKVGRVVSDKMDKTVVVAVDYWRRHPLYKKTIRRTSKFYAHDEYNLCRIGDLVLIEETRPISKTKRWIVRKILERATPEVQAEIIEETEGEGEGEL from the coding sequence GTGACCAAGGTCGGTCGCGTCGTTTCGGATAAAATGGATAAGACCGTCGTCGTGGCGGTCGACTATTGGCGTCGCCATCCGTTGTACAAGAAGACGATCCGTCGCACGAGCAAGTTCTATGCACACGACGAATACAACCTCTGCCGCATCGGTGATCTGGTTCTGATCGAAGAGACGCGGCCGATTAGCAAAACGAAGCGATGGATCGTCCGCAAGATTCTGGAACGTGCGACGCCCGAGGTGCAAGCGGAGATCATCGAGGAGACCGAGGGCGAGGGTGAGGGCGAGCTATGA
- the rplN gene encoding 50S ribosomal protein L14, which yields MIQPLSKLVVADNTGAKEIMCIRVLGGSKRRYGTVGDLIVASVKKAEPNASVKKGDVVYAVIVRTKKEYRRKDGSYIKFDDNAAVLVTPQGQPRGTRIFGPVARELRDRQYMRIVSLAPEVL from the coding sequence ATGATCCAGCCGCTGTCGAAGCTGGTGGTTGCGGACAACACCGGTGCGAAGGAAATCATGTGTATCCGTGTCCTCGGAGGTTCCAAGCGTCGGTACGGGACGGTGGGGGACCTTATCGTCGCGTCGGTGAAGAAGGCCGAGCCGAATGCGTCGGTCAAGAAGGGCGACGTCGTCTATGCCGTGATCGTGCGCACGAAGAAGGAGTACCGACGCAAAGACGGCTCCTACATCAAGTTCGACGATAACGCAGCGGTGCTCGTGACGCCACAGGGGCAGCCGCGGGGTACCAGAATCTTTGGCCCGGTCGCGCGGGAGCTGAGAGACCGACAGTACATGCGTATCGTCTCCCTGGCACCGGAAGTACTGTGA
- the rpsM gene encoding 30S ribosomal protein S13 → MARIAGVDLPRDKRLEYALTLIYGIGWSTARKILERTGIDPWTKVRDLTDDEVQRLRDIIEKEMVVEGDLRRQVAMNIKRLIDIGCYRGLRHRMGLPVRGQRTRTNARTRKGPRPRIGVKKKAKQQA, encoded by the coding sequence ATGGCCCGTATCGCAGGTGTCGACCTGCCGCGTGACAAGCGTCTCGAATACGCACTGACCCTCATTTATGGGATCGGGTGGTCCACGGCGCGGAAGATCCTGGAGCGAACCGGCATCGATCCGTGGACCAAAGTCCGGGATCTCACGGACGACGAGGTGCAAAGACTGCGTGACATCATCGAGAAAGAGATGGTCGTCGAGGGTGACCTGCGGCGCCAAGTCGCGATGAACATCAAGCGACTGATCGACATCGGTTGTTATCGCGGACTGCGTCACCGGATGGGTTTGCCGGTTCGCGGGCAGCGAACGCGAACCAACGCGCGCACCCGCAAGGGACCGCGCCCGCGCATCGGTGTGAAGAAGAAGGCGAAGCAGCAGGCGTAA
- the rplR gene encoding 50S ribosomal protein L18 produces MRFQYKRRLSPRKRRHLRVRARVFGTPERPRLNVFRSNKHIYAQIIDDSRGHTLVAASTLEREVRERFPDPHPKVEEARVVGQVIGERALAQGITKVVFDRGGYKYHGRVKALADGARAAGLQF; encoded by the coding sequence ATGCGGTTCCAGTACAAGCGGCGACTCTCGCCGCGGAAGCGCCGTCACTTACGCGTTCGGGCGCGAGTTTTCGGTACACCGGAGCGTCCGCGCCTGAACGTTTTCCGGAGCAACAAGCACATCTACGCACAGATCATCGACGATTCGCGCGGCCACACCTTAGTGGCTGCCTCGACCTTGGAGCGCGAGGTGCGGGAACGGTTCCCGGACCCGCATCCGAAGGTGGAGGAGGCACGCGTCGTGGGGCAGGTCATCGGTGAGCGAGCGCTCGCGCAGGGTATCACGAAAGTCGTTTTCGATCGCGGTGGTTACAAGTACCACGGACGGGTAAAGGCGCTCGCAGATGGTGCCCGCGCTGCCGGTCTGCAGTTCTAG
- the rplE gene encoding 50S ribosomal protein L5: MATEVHERVEPRLKRRYREEVVPKLMEEFGYPHRFAVPRLEKIVLNIGLGEAVSNPKAIDYAMNDLAAITGQRPVVRRARKSIAGFKLRKGMPIGVMVTLRGNRMWDFLDRLIAIALPRIRDFRGVSSRSFDGRGNYSLGLREQIVFPEVDYDKIDKVRGLEVTIVTTARTDIQAKRLLELLGMPFRD, encoded by the coding sequence ATGGCGACGGAAGTGCATGAGCGAGTCGAGCCGCGATTGAAGCGCCGGTATCGCGAAGAGGTGGTTCCGAAGTTGATGGAAGAGTTCGGGTACCCACACCGCTTCGCGGTACCGCGGCTCGAGAAGATCGTGCTCAATATCGGGTTGGGCGAGGCAGTCTCCAATCCGAAGGCGATCGACTACGCGATGAACGATCTGGCTGCGATCACTGGCCAACGGCCGGTGGTGCGACGTGCGCGAAAGTCGATCGCTGGTTTCAAGTTGCGGAAAGGCATGCCGATCGGCGTCATGGTGACCTTGCGCGGCAATCGCATGTGGGACTTCTTGGATCGACTGATCGCGATCGCGTTGCCGCGAATCCGTGACTTCCGGGGGGTCTCGTCCCGCTCCTTCGATGGCCGCGGAAATTACTCGCTCGGTCTGCGTGAGCAAATCGTCTTTCCCGAAGTGGATTACGATAAGATCGACAAGGTTCGGGGGCTGGAAGTCACGATCGTGACAACGGCGCGGACCGATATCCAAGCAAAACGGCTGCTGGAATTGCTCGGCATGCCGTTCCGTGACTGA
- the rplO gene encoding 50S ribosomal protein L15 — MRLHELKPAPGSRRPKTRVGRGIAAGKGKTAGRGTKGQWARNRVRPGFEGGQNPLYLRLGRKRGFKNPFKIVFEVVNVGRLNDLPVEGVITPGVLRAYRLVREEGAPVKILGDGEVTRPLHVRAHAFSESARQKILAAGGTVEVIR, encoded by the coding sequence ATGAGGTTGCACGAACTGAAACCAGCTCCGGGGTCCAGGCGACCGAAAACTCGAGTCGGACGCGGGATCGCGGCTGGCAAAGGGAAGACAGCGGGTCGAGGAACGAAGGGACAATGGGCGCGCAACCGAGTTCGCCCCGGCTTCGAGGGAGGCCAGAACCCGCTGTATCTCCGCTTGGGGAGGAAGCGGGGTTTCAAGAATCCGTTCAAGATCGTGTTCGAGGTCGTGAATGTCGGACGGTTGAACGATCTGCCGGTGGAGGGCGTGATTACGCCGGGTGTCCTGCGAGCCTATCGGCTGGTTCGCGAGGAGGGGGCACCAGTCAAGATTCTGGGTGACGGTGAGGTGACTCGCCCGCTGCATGTCCGAGCACATGCCTTCTCCGAAAGTGCGCGCCAGAAGATCCTTGCAGCCGGCGGCACCGTGGAGGTCATTCGCTGA
- the rpsC gene encoding 30S ribosomal protein S3: protein MGRKVNPIGFRLGIVHDWESKWFAEKDRQYREQLHEDLDIREIIQRELPRAGISRIEIQRAVNRVDVTIHTAKPGVVIGKQGANVERLRQLLEARIGKKVHLNIHEVRKPELDARLVAESIAEQITRRVSYRRAMKHAAAAAMRAGAKGIKIRVKGRLGGAEMKRMVWEMVGRVPLSTIRANIDYAVVHAPTIYGQIGVKVWIYHGDVLPEAKPTAAAAGVTAE from the coding sequence GTGGGTAGGAAAGTCAATCCGATCGGCTTTCGCCTCGGTATCGTCCACGACTGGGAATCAAAGTGGTTCGCTGAGAAGGACCGGCAATACCGGGAGCAACTGCACGAGGATCTCGACATTCGCGAGATCATCCAGCGGGAGCTTCCGCGTGCCGGTATCTCGCGTATCGAGATCCAGCGCGCGGTGAATCGCGTCGACGTGACGATCCACACTGCGAAGCCGGGTGTGGTTATCGGAAAGCAAGGCGCCAATGTCGAGCGACTGCGACAGTTGCTCGAGGCACGCATCGGGAAGAAGGTTCACCTGAACATCCACGAAGTGCGAAAACCCGAACTCGATGCGCGCCTGGTGGCGGAAAGCATTGCGGAGCAAATCACGCGGCGTGTTTCCTACCGTCGAGCGATGAAGCACGCCGCTGCTGCGGCGATGCGGGCAGGTGCGAAAGGAATCAAGATTCGCGTCAAAGGGCGCCTCGGTGGAGCCGAGATGAAGCGGATGGTCTGGGAGATGGTAGGCCGGGTGCCGCTGAGCACCATCCGTGCGAACATCGATTACGCGGTAGTCCACGCTCCCACGATTTACGGACAGATCGGCGTGAAGGTATGGATCTACCACGGTGATGTGCTGCCCGAGGCGAAGCCGACAGCGGCTGCCGCCGGGGTGACGGCTGAATAG
- the map gene encoding type I methionyl aminopeptidase has translation MSIVLKSPSEIERMRRAGRIVARVLDELRSLARPSVTTAALDARARELIAREGGTPSFLGYRGFPAAICTSVNDEVLHGIPGQRRLREGDLLKIDVGVEWGGLHADAAVSVIVGRGSVLAERLVQAVEEAFWAACSVATVGAHLGDIGAAIAAVVRQYGFSVIEGYTGHGIGRTLHEEPAVPNWGTPGHGVRLREGMTLAVEPMVSAGSGATRVKRDGWTVVTADGSLAAHYEHTVWISREGPVVLTCT, from the coding sequence ATGTCGATCGTCCTGAAGTCACCGAGCGAGATCGAGCGGATGCGGCGGGCCGGGAGGATCGTGGCACGAGTCTTGGACGAATTGCGCTCGCTGGCTCGCCCTAGCGTGACGACCGCAGCGCTCGACGCGCGAGCACGAGAACTGATCGCACGCGAGGGCGGTACGCCCTCCTTTCTCGGTTACCGTGGCTTCCCAGCGGCTATCTGCACGTCGGTGAACGATGAGGTTTTGCACGGTATTCCGGGTCAGCGGCGACTCCGGGAAGGAGATCTCCTGAAAATCGATGTGGGCGTCGAGTGGGGCGGGCTGCATGCCGATGCTGCGGTCAGCGTCATCGTCGGTCGCGGCAGTGTGCTTGCGGAGCGCCTGGTACAGGCTGTTGAAGAGGCGTTTTGGGCGGCATGCTCGGTGGCCACCGTCGGTGCTCATCTCGGTGACATCGGGGCAGCGATCGCGGCGGTCGTACGACAGTACGGTTTTTCGGTGATCGAGGGGTACACAGGACACGGGATTGGGAGAACATTGCACGAGGAACCAGCTGTTCCCAACTGGGGTACACCTGGCCACGGTGTCCGATTGCGCGAGGGGATGACGCTCGCTGTCGAACCGATGGTGAGCGCGGGAAGTGGTGCGACTCGCGTCAAGCGGGACGGGTGGACGGTCGTGACAGCTGACGGGAGTCTGGCAGCGCACTACGAACACACCGTGTGGATCTCGCGTGAGGGACCGGTGGTGCTCACGTGCACGTGA